From Ostrinia nubilalis chromosome 9, ilOstNubi1.1, whole genome shotgun sequence, one genomic window encodes:
- the LOC135074977 gene encoding uncharacterized protein LOC135074977, producing the protein MWVKNAGLEDLAYVPIEKLHQLKFVCGGHFTPESFNAKGTRLKNSAIPTLELSNPILPDEVLTEFPLHVKDSNKENLKTVLYDHSYCIPKKSNPVERVPLTTTTKQLNSTCLGAVDIPDSGISAKTTFEPLPSTSNAPEHMTYKPITHGKCTN; encoded by the exons atgtgggttaaaaatgctggcttagaagacttagcatatgtacctattgaaaagttacaccaactgaagtttgtttgtggtgggcacttcactcctgaatccttcaatgccaaaggaactcggctgaagaactcagctattccaacactggaattgagcaatcccatcttgccagatgaagttttgacagagtttcctcttcatgtaaaagactccaataaagaaaacctcaagacag ttctttatgatcattcatattgcattccaaagaagtcaaatccagttgaacgag ttccccttacaactacaaccaaacaactaaattcaacatgtttgggagctgtggatataccagattctggtatttctgcgaaaacaacttttgaacctcttccttctacttccaatgcaccagaacatatgacctataaacccattactcatggtaagtgtacaaactaa
- the LOC135074979 gene encoding DCN1-like protein 3, with protein sequence MGHCLSCFKNQANADNSTSQRNKDEMTEIVTTHQVPAVMVSDYPQEEPLLHNNENSIIYRNNTNLQNANTLASVGEPCPEVHPQKTQYCPDKSQKTFYQKLPSIPRTMSSLGTSEPRISEYKINQLFDQYKDSLEDAILAEGIENLCNDLQLNPDDFKVLVLAWKLNASQMCRFTKSEFVQGLKNMKTDSIKGIQLKLNEITCGLNRDSESFKDLYRFTFKFGLDVSTGQRILPTDIAVLLWRLVFTNNEPPVLDKWLSYLEKNTHIRGIPKDTWYMFLNFSEFVGEDLGTYDDTEAWPSLFDDFVEYENDQMNQNVTKSDIKIQD encoded by the exons ATGGGCCATTGTCTAAGTTGTTTCAAAAATCAAGCCAATGCTGATAACAGTACATCTCAAAGAAATAAAGATG AGATGACAGAAATTGTCACTACCCATCAAGTGCCTGCTGTCATGGTATCGGACTATCCTCAGGAAGAACCACTTCTTCATAATAATGAGAACAGCATAATTTACAGGAACAACACTAATTTGCAGAATGCTAATACTTTGGCTTCGGTAGGGGAACCCTGCCCAGAAGTACATCCTCAAAAAACTCAGTATTGTCCTGACAAGTCGCAAAAAACATTCTATCAAAAATTGCCATCAATACCTCGAACTATGTCATCATTAGGAACAAGTGAACCACGAATTTCtgaatataaaattaatcaaCTATTTGACCAATATAAAGATTCATTAGAAGATGCTATTTTAGCAGAAGGAATAGAGAATCTTTGCAATGATTTACAACTGAACCCTGATGATTTCAAAGTTTTGGTGCTTGCATGGAAGTTAAATGCTAGTCAAATGTGCAGATTCACAAAATCAGAGTTTGTACAAggccttaaaaacatgaaaactGATTCTATTAAAGGTATTCAGCTCAAGTTGAATGAAATTACTTGTGGATTAAATAGAGATTCTGAAAGTTTTAAAGATTTGTATAGATTCACATTTAAATTTGGTTTAGATGTAAGTACTGGTCAAAGAATACTGCCGACAGATATAGCAGTACTCTTGTGGCGTCTAGTCTTCACAAACAATGAACCACCAGTATTAGATAAGTGGCTGAGTTATCTGGAGAAAAATACTCACATCCGAGGCATTCCCAAAGACACTTGGTATatgtttttaaactttagtgAGTTTGTTGGAGAAGATCTTGGCACTTATGATGACACCGAGGCTTGGCCAAGCCTTTTTGATGATTTTGTGGAATATGAAAATGATCAGATGAACCAGAATGTTACAAAAAGTGACATCAAGATACAGGATTGA